TTTCGCTTCTGATAATGCCTCTGGCGTTCATCCCGCCGTGATGGAGGCGCTGGCCGCCGCGAATGAAGGTCATGTTCTGGGCTACGGCCGCGATGCGCTGACCGAAGCCGCCGAGGATCGCGTGCGGGAGGTGCTGGACGCGCCGGAGGCTGCGGTGATGTTCGTCAGCACCGGGACCTCGGCCAATGCGATAGCACTCGCTGCGGCGGTGCAGCCCTGGCATCGGGTCTTTTGCCACGAGGACGCGCATATCGAAGGCTCCGAATGCGGCGCGCCGGAATTCTTCACAGGCGGGGCCAAGCTGACGCTGATGCCGGGCGAGGGTGGGCTGATCGACGCGGATGCGCTTGAACATGCCGCCGGCTTCTGGGCGGGCGAGGGCCTGGGTGGCGGCCAGCCCGGCGCGGTCTCCATCACCAATGCCACGGAATCGGGCCGGATCTGGATGCCGGAGGCGATCCGCGAAATCTCCGCCGTGGCAAAACAACATGAGCTGGTGCTGCATATGGACGGGGCGCGTTTTGCTAATGCGGTCGTCGCGAGCCGGTCGAGCGCTGCCGATGTGACCCA
The genomic region above belongs to Paracoccus sp. SCSIO 75233 and contains:
- a CDS encoding low specificity L-threonine aldolase, giving the protein MNFASDNASGVHPAVMEALAAANEGHVLGYGRDALTEAAEDRVREVLDAPEAAVMFVSTGTSANAIALAAAVQPWHRVFCHEDAHIEGSECGAPEFFTGGAKLTLMPGEGGLIDADALEHAAGFWAGEGLGGGQPGAVSITNATESGRIWMPEAIREISAVAKQHELVLHMDGARFANAVVASRSSAADVTHLAGVDILSFGGTKNGAMGAEAIVAFDPALADRLAYLRKRGGHLLSKHRYLAAQFYALLNGDLWLELAAHANDCAAHLAQRLTAEVEGARLAHPADSNQVFAILPADADDRARAAGAQYYKWPSQGEDSGEQVTVRFVCSWNTTGDDIDGLIAALRG